Proteins encoded in a region of the Zea mays cultivar B73 chromosome 2, Zm-B73-REFERENCE-NAM-5.0, whole genome shotgun sequence genome:
- the LOC100501198 gene encoding uncharacterized protein LOC100501198 produces the protein MNYLLPSTTEAGEQERCAAKPTVARRGELGWARRLEQAATGAAPRHARRESKQGQCAATMEKIRAGLRKLEGEQENPGWGITVCCATMETSKGSRAPQGRSWGLGTWLEEARRAEEAPAPGRKTRMALGAVRAEASQTRGASREQARRATQRKIKLRSTELELRTGARRREGRDAGQEQGGNSGAGSRAQEEQRPSSVSCAQGS, from the coding sequence ATGAATTACTTGCTACCGAGCACGACGGAGGCCGGGGAGCAGGAACGCTGCGCAGCGAAACCCACGGTTGCGCGCAGGGGTGAACTCGGTTGGGCGCGGCGATTGGAGCAGGCGGCCACTGGGGCAGCGCCCAGGCACGCACGACGAGAATCCAAGCAGGGCCAGTGCGCAGCGACCATGGAAAAGATCCGAGCTGGGCTACGGAAGCTGGAGGGCGAGCAGGAAAATCCGGGCTGGGGCATCACGGTCTGCTGCGCAACCATGGAGACAAGCAAAGGGAGCAGGGCGCCGCAGGGAAGGAGCTGGGGACTAGGCACatggctggaagaggctcggcgcGCAGAGGAAGCTCCGGCACCAGGGAGGAAGACGCGCATGGCGCTGGGCGCGGTCCGAGCAGAGGCTAGCCAGACACGCGGAGCGAGCAGGGAGCAAGCCCGGCGCGCGACGCAGAGGAAAATCAAGCTGAGGAGCACCGAGCTGGAGCtccgaacaggagcaaggagaaGGGAGGGGCGCGACGCTGGGCAGGAGCAGGGAGGGAACTCCGGCGCAGGGAGCAGGGCGCAGGAGGAACAGAGGCCGAGCTCGGTGAGCTGCGCGCAGGGAAGTTAG